The Aestuariibaculum lutulentum genome segment AGGAAAAGAAGAAAAAACAAAGTTTCTCAATCCAATACCATCCGGTAACAAAACAAAAACCTTATTGTGTTTCATTAATCTTATGTTTTAGAATTACTCTGCTTTCTCCTTATAAAATCCTCTGCTTTTTTCCAATCCTCCATCGTGTCAATATTAACATGCCATTCTGGATTGGCTTCTATAAATGCCGTTGTTTCCCCATATAGTGAATTCTGATTTAACACAACACTTGTTTTTACTAAATAGATTGAGCCATCACGATAGTAAGCAGTAGGAAGTTCTTGACGTCGTTTTATAATTTGTTCATCTCCTGTAGCTATTTTTAACCCACCATTTTCGTTAACTTCAAACACCCAGTGCGGATTAAATTGATGGGGCACTTTCAATACAGAAACTAAAGCATCTTTTTTAGACTTTGTAAATTCTAAAATTGCTTCATCAATAAAAGCACTAGTTCTAAAAGGATTTGTTACTTGCAGCAAACAAACCGCATCATAATGCTTACCTATTTTTGATAATGCTTTTAAACTGTGTTTTACAACCTCAATAGTCCCAGCTGTATCAGTTGCCAATTCTGATGGTCTAACAAAAGGCACCTGCACTCCCAACATTTTGGCCATTTCCATAAGTGTTTTATCTTCTGAAGAGAAAATAACATCATCCAATAATTTTGATTTCAATGCAGCCTCAATAGTATATTGCATCAATGGTTTTCCTGCGAGATTTTTTTTGTTTTTATCCGGTATGCCTTTAGAACCACCTCTAGCCGGTATAATCCCTAATACTTTCATTAATATGTAATGGTTTTATGAAATCTAAATTCAATGTCAGCCAAAATATCAGCTATTTTTTTACCACTATCACCATTACCATATACGCTGCTCTTTTGGTTTTTGGGGTTGAACAACTGAAGTTCAATAGCTTCCTTTATTTTAGTTTCATCATAAGGGACATCCAAAACATTTTCTCCTCTTAAACGCCTGTTTTGACGGGTACCAATATTTACCACAGGTACGCCCAAATAAGCACATTCCCGTATGCCAACACTCGAATTCCCTATCAAACAGCTACTGCATTGTAATAGTTCCAGAAAATCCTGACCCTCCATATTTTTGAAAAAATGCACCTGCGGCAATTCAAAATGCTCTCTAAAAGCCCGTATACCCGTTGATGTTCCATCGGCCCCTGCATCTACATTAGGCCAAAACCACAAGGTTGGCTTATTAATCCTATTTACAGCTTTTAAGGTTAATTCTATATGGGCTCTAGACTCTTTATATTCTGTCGTTACAGGATGCTGCATCACCACCAAATAGCCCTCCGACAAATCGGGTTCAGATCCAACACCACCATATTTTTCATAGGGATTAAACGATAAGTGTTTTATATTTTTTATATCTAAAGCTAAATCTATAGACGGACAGCCTGTATTAAATACCATATCAGGTTGTTCCCCCAGTTTAATCACTCTAGATTTAGCATCTTCGGAAGCCACAAAATGGTAATCTGACAGTTT includes the following:
- a CDS encoding acylneuraminate cytidylyltransferase family protein; this encodes MKVLGIIPARGGSKGIPDKNKKNLAGKPLMQYTIEAALKSKLLDDVIFSSEDKTLMEMAKMLGVQVPFVRPSELATDTAGTIEVVKHSLKALSKIGKHYDAVCLLQVTNPFRTSAFIDEAILEFTKSKKDALVSVLKVPHQFNPHWVFEVNENGGLKIATGDEQIIKRRQELPTAYYRDGSIYLVKTSVVLNQNSLYGETTAFIEANPEWHVNIDTMEDWKKAEDFIRRKQSNSKT
- the neuC gene encoding UDP-N-acetylglucosamine 2-epimerase — encoded protein: MMKRKICIVITARPSYSRVKTVLQAIDAHDDLELLLVVAASALLPRYGSAVNYMERDGFKVAAKVFNVLEGENLTAAAKTTGIGILELSTVFENLKPDIVVTVADRFETMATAVAASYMNIPLAHIQGGEVTGNIDEKVRHAITKLSDYHFVASEDAKSRVIKLGEQPDMVFNTGCPSIDLALDIKNIKHLSFNPYEKYGGVGSEPDLSEGYLVVMQHPVTTEYKESRAHIELTLKAVNRINKPTLWFWPNVDAGADGTSTGIRAFREHFELPQVHFFKNMEGQDFLELLQCSSCLIGNSSVGIRECAYLGVPVVNIGTRQNRRLRGENVLDVPYDETKIKEAIELQLFNPKNQKSSVYGNGDSGKKIADILADIEFRFHKTITY